In the Synechococcus sp. Nb3U1 genome, one interval contains:
- a CDS encoding DEAD/DEAH box helicase family protein, translating into MGKTTIDRLIVNSPYEEPRYHWRYDPATKLFNLAEGRRPAGYVIATPGSKAFDDPGLFVEIPLVNAIRPRLKQWRKRGYPGVTSITKRLLEHWQDPEAYDRRRFFFCQLEAVETLIWLTEAPEAERTGIEIPGDGGEILRQCCKMATGSGKTIVMAMVIAWHILNKVTNPQDARFSKNVLVITPGLTVKKRLEVLYPAAEGNYYEAFDIVPQALLDKLRQGKVLVRNWHALAWESEEQLKKRKSVDKHGAKSDEAYTREVLGEMANARNLLVINDEAHHAWRVNPEARDKYLRQRDLKDSAEEATVWIGGLDRLHRARGLLKCYDFSATPFAPSGGKSGEETLFGWIVSDFGLNDAIESGLVKTPCVVIRDDAVPDAKT; encoded by the coding sequence CGTCAACTCGCCCTACGAGGAACCGCGCTATCACTGGCGCTACGACCCGGCCACGAAACTCTTCAACCTTGCCGAAGGCCGCCGCCCGGCGGGTTACGTCATCGCCACCCCTGGCTCCAAAGCCTTCGATGACCCCGGCCTGTTCGTGGAGATTCCGCTGGTCAACGCCATTCGCCCGCGCCTGAAGCAGTGGCGCAAACGCGGCTATCCGGGCGTAACGAGCATCACCAAGCGCCTGCTCGAACACTGGCAGGATCCAGAAGCCTACGACCGGCGGCGCTTCTTCTTCTGTCAGTTGGAAGCCGTGGAAACGCTCATCTGGCTAACCGAGGCGCCCGAGGCCGAACGCACCGGCATCGAAATCCCCGGCGACGGCGGCGAGATCCTCCGCCAGTGCTGCAAGATGGCCACCGGCTCCGGCAAGACCATTGTGATGGCGATGGTCATCGCCTGGCATATCCTCAATAAAGTAACCAACCCGCAGGATGCTCGTTTCTCCAAAAACGTGCTGGTGATTACACCTGGGCTAACGGTCAAGAAGCGGCTGGAAGTGCTCTACCCTGCGGCGGAAGGCAACTACTACGAAGCCTTCGATATCGTCCCCCAGGCGCTGCTCGATAAGCTACGCCAAGGAAAAGTGCTGGTGCGCAACTGGCACGCCCTGGCCTGGGAAAGCGAAGAGCAGCTCAAGAAGCGCAAGAGCGTCGACAAGCATGGCGCGAAGAGCGACGAGGCCTACACCCGCGAGGTGCTGGGCGAGATGGCAAACGCCCGCAACCTGCTGGTCATCAACGACGAAGCCCATCACGCCTGGCGCGTCAACCCGGAAGCGCGTGATAAGTACCTGCGTCAACGCGACCTAAAAGACTCTGCCGAAGAAGCCACAGTCTGGATCGGCGGCCTCGACCGCCTGCATCGCGCCCGCGGCCTGCTCAAGTGCTACGACTTTTCCGCCACGCCTTTTGCCCCCAGCGGCGGCAAGAGCGGCGAAGAGACGCTCTTCGGCTGGATTGTCAGCGACTTTGGCCTGAACGACGCCATTGAATCCGGCCTGGTCAAGACCCCGTGCGTGGTCATCCGAGACGACGCTGTACCGGACGCCAAGACCTAG
- a CDS encoding type I restriction enzyme endonuclease domain-containing protein produces the protein MSGWDLGGEACEPDDSRMIKKMAGYHQFHAVQVALTETLGTIARELVATVRNNVTIDWTLRENVRAQLRVLVKRILRKYGYPPDKQEKATQTVLEQAALLSAEWATA, from the coding sequence TTGAGCGGCTGGGATCTTGGCGGCGAAGCGTGCGAACCCGACGACAGCCGCATGATTAAGAAGATGGCCGGCTACCACCAGTTCCACGCGGTGCAGGTGGCACTTACCGAGACGCTGGGAACCATCGCGCGGGAGCTGGTGGCGACCGTGCGCAACAACGTGACCATCGACTGGACGCTGCGCGAGAATGTGCGGGCGCAACTGCGTGTGCTCGTCAAGCGCATCCTGCGCAAGTACGGCTACCCGCCTGACAAGCAGGAAAAGGCGACGCAGACCGTGCTGGAGCAGGCGGCGCTTCTCTCTGCAGAGTGGGCGACTGCATGA
- the trpB gene encoding tryptophan synthase subunit beta, which translates to MTQTPLAPRINSAALDPHLRPDAQGRFGQFGGQFVPETLMSALTELEQAFEQHWGDPSFRAEFHSLLRDFVGRPSPLYFAQRLTEHYGGPQIYLKREDLNHTGAHKINNALGQALLTVRMGKKRVIAETGAGQHGVATATVCARFGLECIVYMGVLDMERQAPNVQRMRMLGAEVQAVESGTRTLKDALSEAIRDWVTNVETTHYVIGTVAGPHPYPKLVRAFHDVIGQETRQQCQEKWGGLPDVLLACVGGGSNALGLFNEFVRDPSVRLIGIEAAGEGIQTPRHAATLTQGRVGVLHGAMSYLLQDEEGQVQEAHSISAGLDYPGVGPEHSYLKEIGRAEYYAVTDDEAVEALLRASRLEGIIPALETAHAFAYLETLAPQLGPEQRVVINCSGRGDKDLNTVLNYLQQRGRGAA; encoded by the coding sequence ATGACTCAGACCCCGCTTGCCCCCCGCATTAACTCTGCTGCTTTGGATCCGCACCTGCGCCCCGACGCCCAAGGACGCTTTGGTCAATTTGGCGGCCAATTTGTGCCGGAAACTTTGATGAGCGCCCTGACGGAACTGGAGCAAGCCTTTGAGCAGCACTGGGGGGATCCCAGCTTTCGGGCGGAGTTCCACAGCCTCCTGCGGGATTTCGTTGGACGGCCTAGCCCTCTCTACTTTGCTCAGCGGTTGACAGAGCATTACGGCGGCCCCCAGATTTACCTGAAGCGGGAAGATCTCAACCACACCGGGGCCCACAAGATCAACAATGCCCTCGGCCAAGCTCTGTTGACGGTACGCATGGGCAAGAAACGGGTGATCGCGGAAACGGGAGCAGGACAACACGGGGTGGCAACGGCAACGGTCTGTGCCCGCTTTGGCTTGGAATGTATCGTCTACATGGGCGTACTGGATATGGAGCGGCAGGCCCCGAATGTGCAACGGATGCGCATGTTGGGAGCTGAGGTGCAGGCGGTGGAATCGGGCACTCGGACCCTGAAGGATGCCCTTTCAGAGGCGATTCGAGATTGGGTGACCAACGTGGAAACCACCCACTATGTAATCGGTACCGTGGCAGGGCCCCATCCCTACCCGAAGTTGGTGCGGGCCTTTCACGATGTGATCGGCCAGGAAACGCGGCAGCAATGTCAGGAAAAATGGGGTGGACTACCGGATGTATTGCTAGCCTGTGTGGGGGGCGGCTCGAATGCTCTGGGCCTGTTCAACGAATTTGTGCGGGATCCCTCGGTGCGCTTGATCGGCATTGAGGCGGCGGGAGAAGGGATCCAAACCCCTCGCCATGCGGCTACCCTGACCCAAGGCCGGGTGGGCGTGTTACACGGAGCGATGAGCTATCTGCTGCAGGATGAGGAGGGTCAGGTACAGGAGGCCCATTCCATCAGTGCCGGATTGGACTACCCCGGCGTTGGACCAGAGCACAGCTACCTCAAAGAGATTGGCCGGGCGGAATACTATGCCGTGACCGATGACGAAGCTGTAGAAGCTTTACTGAGGGCCTCTCGCCTAGAGGGGATCATCCCCGCCCTGGAAACTGCCCATGCCTTTGCCTACCTGGAAACTTTAGCTCCCCAGCTTGGCCCTGAACAACGAGTGGTGATCAATTGCTCCGGGCGTGGGGATAAAGATTTGAACACTGTGCTCAACTACTTGCAGCAGCGGGGGCGGGGCGCAGCGTGA
- a CDS encoding S8 family serine peptidase — translation MKFGRWLGLCCACLMALLLTACGKGSTPYDSIVVNFVNTATPSQISAIAKEYNVSLRLSSASSFARQEAIYLFDVDANHQGSTRRLMKRLTDEALIEYAHPNYQFQAAFVPNDRLYPQQWNLRAINMPEAWEVSQGEGITVAVVDTGVTQVSDLAQTEFVKGYDFVDDDENPEDLQGHGTHVAGTIAQSTNNSLGVAGIAFKAKIMPVRVLDANGFGSLSDVVEGIRYAADHGATIINLSLGSRASAQLMQEAVTYAHSKGVTVIAAAGNENSNQVSFPARYEHVIAVSATGPNGEKAPYSNYGVGVDISAPGGAKTQDHPEYGILQQTINRRNPNEALFAYFQGTSMATPHVVGVAALIQAQGVKDPDKVEEVLKMSATPVQDDKQNFYGAGRLDAAKALARATGQQEENPLVLWFKDFLQYLNNNGYLNPRFWFDGGPIALVPKLLMVVGGYIIMVLIRWWLAPKRLIQSVPLVAGILLGSAGLFPLQGLAIVGGPRWPFQVAGSSLPELGTAFAQTSALNPLFASVLIPGLLLLLLLGHRRWRWAVIGLCVGMASHLLLSGSLFYEGVVWFGSSAWLGRSFLLLNGVLCLGLAYLGAQASMEQSSTATGLALRK, via the coding sequence ATGAAATTCGGACGCTGGTTGGGTCTTTGCTGCGCCTGTCTGATGGCATTGCTGTTGACGGCTTGTGGCAAGGGATCCACCCCCTACGACAGCATTGTGGTCAATTTTGTCAACACGGCCACTCCCAGTCAGATCTCCGCCATCGCTAAGGAGTATAACGTGTCGCTGCGCCTGAGCAGTGCCAGTTCCTTTGCTCGTCAAGAAGCCATCTACCTGTTCGATGTGGATGCCAATCATCAGGGATCCACGCGGCGCTTGATGAAGCGGCTTACGGATGAGGCTCTGATCGAATATGCCCATCCCAACTACCAGTTCCAGGCGGCGTTTGTGCCTAATGATCGCCTCTATCCTCAGCAATGGAACCTCAGAGCCATCAACATGCCGGAAGCCTGGGAGGTGTCTCAGGGGGAAGGAATCACGGTGGCAGTGGTGGATACCGGGGTGACCCAAGTCTCTGACCTAGCCCAAACCGAGTTTGTTAAGGGCTACGACTTTGTCGATGACGACGAGAACCCCGAAGATTTACAGGGCCATGGCACCCATGTGGCGGGAACCATCGCCCAGTCCACCAACAATTCTCTGGGTGTGGCGGGGATTGCCTTCAAGGCCAAGATCATGCCGGTGCGGGTCTTGGATGCCAACGGTTTTGGATCCCTGTCGGATGTGGTGGAAGGGATCCGCTACGCTGCCGACCATGGCGCCACGATCATCAACCTCAGCTTGGGTAGCCGTGCTTCTGCCCAGTTGATGCAAGAGGCAGTCACCTATGCCCACAGCAAAGGGGTGACGGTGATCGCGGCGGCGGGCAACGAAAATTCCAACCAAGTCAGCTTCCCGGCCCGTTATGAGCATGTGATCGCAGTGTCAGCTACCGGGCCCAATGGCGAGAAGGCTCCCTACTCCAACTACGGCGTGGGCGTCGATATTTCCGCTCCCGGCGGGGCGAAAACCCAGGATCACCCGGAATATGGCATTCTGCAGCAAACCATCAACCGCCGTAACCCCAATGAGGCCCTCTTCGCCTACTTCCAGGGCACCAGCATGGCCACTCCCCATGTGGTCGGTGTGGCCGCGTTGATCCAAGCTCAGGGGGTGAAAGACCCGGACAAGGTGGAAGAAGTCCTGAAGATGTCCGCCACGCCGGTACAGGACGACAAGCAGAACTTCTACGGTGCCGGTCGTTTGGATGCGGCCAAGGCGTTGGCACGGGCTACCGGGCAACAGGAAGAAAATCCCCTAGTACTCTGGTTCAAGGACTTCCTGCAGTATTTGAACAACAATGGCTATCTCAACCCCCGCTTCTGGTTTGATGGCGGCCCGATTGCCTTAGTGCCGAAGCTGCTGATGGTGGTGGGTGGATACATCATTATGGTGCTGATCCGCTGGTGGCTGGCTCCGAAGCGTCTGATCCAGTCCGTGCCCTTGGTAGCCGGGATCCTCTTGGGCAGTGCTGGTTTGTTCCCTTTGCAGGGGTTGGCGATTGTCGGTGGCCCCCGCTGGCCCTTCCAGGTGGCGGGTAGTTCCCTGCCGGAGTTGGGGACAGCCTTTGCCCAGACGAGTGCCTTGAATCCGCTGTTTGCCAGTGTGTTGATCCCGGGTTTGTTGCTGTTGCTGTTGCTGGGGCATCGACGCTGGCGCTGGGCCGTGATCGGCCTCTGTGTAGGTATGGCCTCGCATCTACTCTTGTCGGGATCCCTATTCTATGAGGGGGTGGTATGGTTTGGATCCTCTGCCTGGTTGGGTCGCTCCTTCTTGCTCCTCAATGGGGTGCTTTGCCTGGGCCTGGCCTACTTGGGGGCACAAGCTTCTATGGAACAGTCCTCCACAGCTACCGGGCTAGCGCTGAGGAAGTGA
- a CDS encoding MotA/TolQ/ExbB proton channel family protein, whose translation MRGWYFSIPLLMFSIFSVACCIERGLFWWKITHRQEAIVRQSLNQYRRNPRAAQYMLEQNADLPIARIFLAGLDLNEASPEDFRLALETALAAEVPLLKRFNTVFDTVITIAPFLGLLGTVTGIIQILSSIQLGDIGGTDTQGVGQGIAEALYSTAFGLIVAIPTLLISNTFRSLYLRQLSKIQEYGGELELLHRQRQELQTQQPSQRPHMKPGPTSSSTIPPYSSLEQSVQEPYANPGREF comes from the coding sequence ATTCGGGGTTGGTACTTTTCCATCCCGTTGTTGATGTTCTCGATTTTCTCGGTGGCCTGTTGCATCGAGCGAGGCCTGTTTTGGTGGAAGATCACCCATCGGCAAGAGGCGATCGTTCGTCAATCCCTGAATCAGTACCGCCGCAATCCACGGGCTGCTCAGTACATGCTGGAGCAAAATGCCGATCTGCCCATCGCCCGGATTTTTTTGGCAGGGTTAGACCTGAACGAAGCCAGCCCGGAAGATTTTAGGTTGGCTCTAGAAACGGCTCTGGCGGCAGAAGTGCCTCTGTTGAAGCGGTTTAATACGGTCTTCGACACAGTGATCACCATCGCGCCCTTTTTGGGACTGTTGGGCACTGTCACGGGGATTATCCAAATTCTCAGCTCTATTCAATTGGGGGATATTGGCGGCACCGATACACAGGGGGTAGGTCAGGGGATCGCTGAAGCCCTTTACTCGACAGCATTTGGGTTGATCGTCGCCATCCCTACCTTGCTGATCTCCAACACCTTCCGCTCTTTGTACCTGCGGCAGCTCTCCAAGATTCAGGAGTATGGGGGCGAATTAGAGTTGTTGCATCGGCAGCGGCAGGAACTGCAAACTCAACAGCCTTCCCAGCGGCCCCATATGAAGCCCGGCCCCACCAGCAGCTCGACTATCCCTCCCTATTCCTCCCTTGAGCAATCGGTACAGGAGCCTTATGCGAATCCAGGAAGAGAATTTTAG
- a CDS encoding ExbD/TolR family protein has translation MRIQEENFRSAEINIVPLIDVIFSILVFFVIASLVLTRSEALDVNLPDATTAETRLQPDVTVSVTAEGQIAVNQETLADISGLIPAVERILAEKTGEGRRLVVINADLALSHGKVVEVMDALQRVPNVSLAIAARRPSSGS, from the coding sequence ATGCGAATCCAGGAAGAGAATTTTAGATCCGCCGAGATCAACATCGTGCCCCTGATCGATGTCATCTTCTCGATCTTGGTGTTTTTCGTGATCGCCAGTTTGGTGCTTACCCGTTCGGAAGCTCTGGATGTCAACTTGCCAGATGCCACCACAGCAGAAACTCGTCTGCAGCCGGATGTCACGGTGAGCGTAACAGCGGAGGGGCAAATTGCTGTTAACCAGGAAACCCTTGCTGATATCTCGGGTTTGATCCCAGCAGTGGAACGGATCCTGGCGGAAAAAACCGGCGAAGGCCGGCGCTTGGTGGTGATCAACGCTGACTTAGCACTGTCTCACGGTAAAGTGGTGGAGGTGATGGATGCCCTGCAACGGGTGCCCAATGTCAGTTTGGCGATTGCGGCCCGTCGTCCTAGCAGCGGCAGTTGA
- a CDS encoding DUF2235 domain-containing protein: MKRLIVCCDGTWQGLSGSYPTNVVKLMQRIRPVDGQGIPQLIYYSEGIGTRGNGWERLQGGAFGKGIDDSIQEAYRFLGANYEPGDDIFLFGFSRGAYTVRSLAGMIYCSGLLKREHILQAAQAYQLYRDRLIKPSDAEAIQFRQQYTRLGYPPEDLPKIETRAHHQLPIKALCCWDTVGSLGIPNLSGWLGGGLNRWLNRKYQFHDTYLNRRIERGFHAVAIDERLAVFEVTVMQPSQHREPDQVKQAWFPGGHGCVGGGTEATQSLSDGALQWMMEQVAELGLQLQPSSDPLQIDPLAPFSREPKGIFRLARRRWRDPYQDEARQRPLTLTDLHSSTQERWRRDPTYRPENLKALPELVKALEPK, from the coding sequence ATGAAACGGCTGATCGTCTGTTGTGATGGTACTTGGCAGGGGTTATCCGGCTCCTATCCCACCAATGTCGTCAAACTGATGCAGCGGATTCGTCCCGTCGATGGGCAGGGGATTCCGCAGCTGATCTACTACAGTGAAGGGATTGGAACCCGGGGTAATGGCTGGGAACGCTTGCAGGGGGGCGCTTTCGGTAAAGGCATCGACGACAGCATTCAGGAAGCCTACCGATTTTTGGGTGCCAACTACGAACCAGGAGATGACATCTTTCTGTTTGGCTTTAGTCGGGGTGCTTACACGGTACGTAGCCTAGCAGGCATGATCTATTGTTCCGGCCTCCTGAAGCGGGAACACATTTTGCAAGCGGCCCAGGCTTATCAGCTCTATCGAGATCGCCTGATCAAACCCAGCGATGCCGAGGCCATCCAGTTTCGCCAGCAGTACACTCGCTTGGGGTACCCACCCGAAGATTTACCTAAAATCGAGACAAGAGCGCACCATCAACTGCCGATCAAAGCCCTATGTTGCTGGGATACTGTCGGCTCTTTGGGGATCCCCAATCTCAGCGGCTGGCTGGGAGGGGGCTTGAATCGCTGGTTAAACCGCAAGTATCAATTTCACGATACCTACCTCAATCGCCGCATCGAGCGCGGGTTTCACGCCGTGGCCATTGATGAACGGCTAGCCGTTTTCGAGGTCACTGTGATGCAGCCGAGTCAGCACCGCGAGCCAGACCAGGTGAAGCAAGCTTGGTTTCCGGGCGGGCATGGCTGTGTTGGGGGCGGGACAGAAGCCACCCAATCCCTTTCTGATGGGGCGTTGCAGTGGATGATGGAGCAGGTGGCGGAGTTGGGTCTGCAGCTCCAGCCAAGTTCCGATCCTCTCCAGATCGACCCGCTCGCGCCTTTTTCTCGAGAGCCCAAGGGGATTTTCCGGCTGGCCCGTCGCCGTTGGCGGGATCCCTACCAGGATGAGGCTAGGCAACGACCACTCACCCTCACAGATTTACACTCCAGCACTCAAGAGCGCTGGCGGCGGGATCCCACCTATCGACCTGAGAATCTCAAGGCGTTACCGGAGCTAGTCAAGGCGCTAGAGCCAAAATAG
- the argF gene encoding ornithine carbamoyltransferase — protein sequence MNLSGRDLLKLSDLTSAELSALLRQAAKLKRDPYRVNLRGRVLGLLFEKASTRTRVSFTAAMAQCGGSTIDLLPTVMQVSRGEPLQDTARVLSRYLDVIAIRTYDQKELEAFAKYADIPVINALTDQFHPCQILADLLTIQENFGQLAGLTLAYCGDGNNVAHSLMLGCAMSGIHIRVATPPGYGPDPEVVQQAHALADHSEVWVLQDPQEAVSGSQVIYTDVWASMGQEAEAEARQAEFLPYQVNATLLKRADPEAIVLHCLPAHREEEITAAVLEGSQSRVWDQAENRLHAQKALLVQLLGAG from the coding sequence ATGAATTTGTCCGGACGGGATCTGCTCAAACTCAGTGACCTCACCTCCGCGGAGTTGTCGGCTTTGCTGAGGCAGGCCGCTAAGCTGAAGCGGGATCCCTATCGGGTGAATTTGCGGGGTCGGGTGTTGGGGTTGTTGTTCGAAAAGGCTTCCACCCGAACTCGCGTCAGTTTTACGGCGGCCATGGCCCAATGTGGGGGTAGCACGATCGATCTATTGCCCACCGTTATGCAGGTAAGTCGGGGGGAACCGCTACAGGATACGGCCCGGGTGCTCTCCCGCTATCTGGATGTAATCGCCATCCGTACCTATGACCAGAAGGAGCTAGAAGCCTTCGCGAAATATGCCGATATCCCGGTGATCAACGCCCTCACCGACCAGTTTCATCCCTGCCAGATTTTGGCGGATCTGCTCACCATTCAAGAAAACTTCGGCCAGTTGGCGGGGTTGACCTTGGCCTACTGTGGTGATGGCAACAATGTCGCCCATTCCCTGATGTTGGGCTGTGCCATGAGCGGCATCCATATTCGGGTTGCTACGCCGCCGGGCTATGGGCCGGATCCCGAGGTGGTACAGCAAGCCCATGCTTTGGCAGATCACTCAGAGGTGTGGGTCTTACAGGATCCGCAGGAGGCCGTCTCGGGATCCCAGGTGATCTACACCGATGTGTGGGCCAGTATGGGGCAAGAAGCGGAAGCCGAGGCCCGTCAGGCGGAGTTTTTGCCCTACCAGGTAAATGCCACTTTGTTAAAACGGGCGGATCCGGAGGCAATCGTGTTGCATTGCTTGCCCGCCCACCGGGAAGAAGAGATCACAGCAGCGGTCTTGGAGGGATCCCAGTCGCGGGTGTGGGATCAGGCGGAAAACCGGCTGCACGCTCAGAAGGCCTTGCTGGTGCAGTTGCTGGGGGCAGGATAA
- the ctpC gene encoding carboxyl-terminal processing protease CtpC, translated as MRKRGFVVSATAAVVTAVSLVGVQLSLPGWAGFRSDPKEVVDEVWQIVNREFVDASFNAQDWEATRQELLSREYATREDAYAAIREALKSLNDPYTRFLDPEQFASMQIDTSGELTGVGITLGMDQETNELVVVSPIEDSPADRAGIKSKDVIVRIDDQSTEGMDTNAAVSLIRGEPGSRVRLTIRREGEGLKVFDLVREKIELATVRYEIQEENGLPIGYIRLTQFSGNAAEKMRQAIREMEKQGVVAYVLDLRANPGGLLYSSAEIARMWIERGGIVSTVNRQGEQDRFNANNTALTDKPLAVLVDGGSASASEILSGALQDNRRAVIIGTPTFGKGLVQSVHPLSDGSGLAVTIARYRTPNGTDIDHKGITPDILVELSEEDLNRLSQNRELVATLADPQYAAAIEALQVQISARQQQAQEAIRSSSL; from the coding sequence ATGAGAAAGCGTGGGTTTGTGGTCAGTGCAACGGCTGCTGTGGTGACGGCAGTGTCGCTTGTCGGTGTGCAGCTGTCGCTGCCCGGTTGGGCTGGGTTTCGCAGTGACCCCAAAGAGGTGGTGGATGAAGTTTGGCAGATTGTCAATCGGGAGTTTGTTGACGCTTCTTTCAACGCCCAAGATTGGGAGGCCACTCGGCAGGAACTGCTCAGTCGGGAATATGCCACCCGGGAAGATGCCTATGCTGCCATTCGTGAGGCGTTGAAGAGTCTGAATGATCCCTACACCCGCTTTTTGGATCCCGAACAATTTGCTAGTATGCAGATCGACACCTCCGGAGAACTCACGGGGGTGGGGATTACGCTGGGCATGGATCAAGAGACCAATGAGCTGGTGGTGGTCTCCCCCATCGAAGACTCGCCTGCTGACCGGGCTGGAATCAAATCAAAAGATGTGATCGTCCGCATCGACGACCAATCTACCGAGGGTATGGACACCAACGCCGCCGTCAGTTTGATTCGGGGTGAGCCGGGATCCCGAGTGCGCCTGACGATCCGCCGCGAAGGGGAAGGACTGAAAGTTTTCGACCTAGTGCGGGAGAAAATCGAGCTGGCCACCGTGCGCTACGAAATTCAAGAAGAAAACGGCCTACCGATCGGCTATATCCGCCTGACCCAGTTTTCTGGGAATGCTGCCGAGAAGATGCGCCAAGCCATCCGCGAGATGGAGAAGCAAGGGGTGGTAGCTTATGTATTGGATCTGCGGGCCAATCCGGGTGGGCTGCTCTACTCCAGTGCCGAGATCGCCCGTATGTGGATTGAACGGGGGGGGATCGTCTCTACGGTGAATCGGCAAGGGGAACAGGATCGTTTCAATGCCAACAACACTGCTCTCACCGACAAGCCTCTAGCCGTTCTGGTGGATGGGGGTTCTGCTAGCGCCAGCGAAATTTTGTCCGGCGCTTTGCAAGACAATCGGCGTGCCGTGATCATTGGCACTCCAACTTTTGGCAAGGGCCTGGTGCAGTCGGTGCATCCCCTCTCGGATGGATCCGGGTTGGCGGTGACCATCGCCCGCTATCGCACCCCCAACGGCACCGATATTGACCACAAGGGCATTACCCCCGACATTCTGGTGGAGCTTTCGGAGGAGGATCTGAATCGCCTCAGCCAGAATCGGGAACTGGTGGCTACCTTGGCCGACCCGCAATATGCCGCTGCCATTGAGGCCTTACAGGTGCAAATTTCGGCACGTCAGCAACAGGCCCAAGAGGCGATTCGCTCCTCTTCTCTGTAG
- a CDS encoding glutamate-5-semialdehyde dehydrogenase, translated as MTIATDRPNSSTLPSTPPLAQQARLARAAAQRTATLPTASKNAALEAIATALLQDQETILAANQEDLARAQEMVKAGSLSQSAYARLKLDADKLAGIVAGVREVIRLGDPVGRPLLIRELDKDLILERRTYPLGVLGVIFESRPDALVQIAALAIKTGNSVLLKGGSEALHSCQALMAAIQAGLQRIPEFPEGALQLLTTREEIKALLQLEGLVDLIIPRGSNAFVRYVMDNTRIPVLGHADGICHLYVDRAANLNMALELTVDSKTQYPAACNAIETLLIHQEVAESFLPAVTAALRYRGVELRGDPLSREWVPDLLPATEEDWSTEYADLILSIKVVDCLDAAIAHIQQYGSRHTEAIVTEDTAAAQRFLDEVDAAGVFHNASTRFADGFRYGLGAEVGISTQKMPPRGPVGLEGLVTYRYQLRGNGQRVADYTGPQARSFQHRDQLNSTGLA; from the coding sequence ATGACCATCGCTACCGATCGCCCCAACTCCTCCACACTCCCCTCCACGCCTCCCCTTGCTCAGCAGGCTCGCTTGGCCCGCGCTGCTGCCCAACGGACAGCTACCCTGCCAACCGCCAGCAAAAATGCGGCCTTAGAGGCGATTGCCACTGCTCTGCTGCAGGATCAGGAAACCATTTTGGCAGCCAATCAAGAAGATCTGGCCCGAGCCCAGGAGATGGTTAAGGCGGGGAGTTTGTCGCAATCGGCCTATGCTCGCCTGAAGTTGGATGCCGATAAGTTGGCCGGGATTGTAGCCGGTGTCCGAGAGGTGATCCGCTTGGGGGATCCAGTGGGACGACCGTTGTTGATTCGGGAGTTGGATAAGGATCTAATTCTGGAGCGGCGCACCTATCCGCTGGGGGTATTGGGGGTGATTTTCGAGTCACGGCCCGATGCACTGGTTCAAATTGCCGCCTTGGCGATAAAAACCGGCAACAGTGTCTTGCTTAAGGGGGGATCCGAGGCGTTGCACTCCTGCCAGGCCTTGATGGCGGCAATCCAGGCTGGCTTGCAGCGGATCCCCGAGTTTCCGGAAGGAGCTTTGCAACTGCTCACCACCCGCGAAGAGATCAAGGCCCTGCTGCAATTGGAGGGGCTGGTGGATCTGATTATTCCCCGCGGTTCCAATGCCTTTGTGCGCTACGTCATGGACAACACCCGCATTCCGGTACTCGGTCATGCGGATGGTATTTGCCATCTGTATGTGGATCGAGCGGCCAATTTGAACATGGCGCTGGAGCTGACGGTGGACAGCAAAACCCAATATCCCGCCGCCTGTAATGCGATTGAAACCCTGTTGATTCACCAAGAGGTGGCCGAGAGCTTCCTGCCAGCGGTGACCGCTGCTCTGCGGTACCGGGGGGTGGAGTTGCGGGGGGATCCCCTTTCTCGGGAGTGGGTGCCGGATTTGCTCCCTGCTACCGAAGAAGACTGGAGCACTGAGTACGCGGATCTGATCCTCTCAATCAAAGTGGTGGATTGTCTCGATGCTGCCATTGCCCACATTCAACAGTACGGATCTCGGCACACGGAGGCGATTGTTACCGAAGATACAGCAGCAGCACAGCGATTTTTGGACGAAGTGGATGCGGCTGGGGTGTTTCACAATGCCTCCACTCGCTTTGCCGATGGGTTTCGCTATGGGCTAGGGGCAGAAGTAGGCATCAGCACCCAAAAAATGCCCCCTCGAGGGCCGGTGGGATTGGAGGGGTTGGTGACCTACCGCTACCAACTGCGGGGCAACGGGCAACGGGTTGCTGATTATACAGGCCCCCAGGCGCGTTCCTTTCAGCATCGGGATCAGCTGAACAGCACCGGCTTGGCATGA